In a genomic window of Tripterygium wilfordii isolate XIE 37 chromosome 8, ASM1340144v1, whole genome shotgun sequence:
- the LOC120003858 gene encoding homeobox-leucine zipper protein ANTHOCYANINLESS 2-like isoform X2 yields the protein MNFGGFLDSNSGSGGGDGGGAGRFATDIPDNTHTNSMPTGAIAQHRLLTHSSNKSMFNSSGLSLALQPNGDGHIEIPRMIDNFEGNNSLGKRSREEENEMSRSGSDNIDGVSGDDQDATDKPPGKKKRYHRHTPQQIQELEALFKECPHPDEKQRLELSRRLCLATRQVKFWFQNRRTQMKTQLERHENSLLRQENDKIRAENMSIKDAMRNPICSNCGGPAVIGEISIEEQHLRIENARLKDELDRVCALAGKFLRRPVSSLASPMPNSSLELGMGSNGFGGLSSTTVATTLPLGPDFGTQSRTNMTVLDRSVERSMFLELALAAMDELVKMAQTDEPLWIKSVEGGKEMLSQEEYLRTFTPCIGLKPNGFITEASRETGVVSLTSLALVETFMDSNRWVDMFPCLIARTFTTDVISSGMGGTRNGALQLMHAELQVLSPLVPVREVNFLRFCKKHAEGVWAVVDVSFDSIRETSSGAPAFLNCRRLPSGCVVQDLPNGYSKVTWVEHAEYDESQVHQLYGRLVGSGMGFGAQRWVATLQRQCERLTILMSSNVSSTDHTAITPNGRRSMLKLAQRMIDNFCAGVCASTVHKWNKLNAGNVDEDVRVMTRKSVDEPGEPPGIVLSAATSVWLPVSPRRLFDFLRDERLRCEWDILSNGAPMQEMAHIAKGHDHGNCVSLLRANAVNANQSSMLILQETCTDAAGSLVVYAPVDIPAMLVVMNGGDSAYVALLPSGFAIVPDGSGSGGPTATQNGTVNGGPPGVSGSLLTVAFQILVNTLPTAKLTVESVETVKNLISCTVQKIKAALQYQS from the exons ATGAATTTCGGGGGTTTTCTTGATAGCAATAGCGGTTccggtggtggtgatggtggcgGCGCTGGGAGATTCGCGACTGATATCCCTGACAACACCCACACCAACAGCATGCCCACTGGTGCAATCGCTCAACATCGCCTTTTGACTCACTCTTCTAACAAATCCATGTTCAACTCCTCAGGCCTCTCTCTCGCTCTG CAACCAAACGGTGATGGACATATTGAAATACCGAGAATGATAGACAACTTTGAGGGGAATAACAGTTTGGGTAAGAGGAGCCGAGAAGAGGAGAACGAGATGAGCAGATCTGGGAGTGATAACATCGATGGTGTCTCCGGTGATGATCAGGACGCCACGGACAAGCCTCCAGGGAAGAAGAAACGTTATCACCGACACACTCCTCAACAAATCCAAGAACTCGAAGC TCTGTTCAAAGAGTGCCCTCATCCTGATGAGAAACAGCGTCTTGAGCTTAGCAGAAGGCTTTGTTTGGCGACCAGGCAAGTCAAGTTCTGGTTCCAAAATCGCCGAACCCAAATGAAG ACCCAACTGGAGAGGCACGAGAATTCGCTACTCAGACAAGAGAACGACAAGATTAGAGCCGAGAACATGTCTATCAAAGACGCAATGAGAAACCCAATTTGCAGCAACTGTGGTGGTCCAGCCGTAATCGGTGAAATCTCAATCGAAGAGCAGCATTTAAGGATCGAGAATGCTCGCTTAAAGGACGAATTAGATCGTGTTTGTGCACTTGCAGGCAAATTCTTGAGGAGACCAGTTTCATCACTGGCATCTCCAATGCCAAACTCGAGTTTGGAACTCGGAATGGGTAGCAATGGATTTGGTGGGTTGAGTAGTACTACTGTGGCTACAACACTCCCTTTGGGGCCTGATTTTGGGACTCAATCGAGAACAAATATGACCGTGCTCGATCGATCCGTGGAGAGATCGATGTTTCTCGAACTAGCTTTGGCTGCCATGGATGAATTGGTCAAGATGGCACAGACTGATGAGCCTCTATGGATCAAGAGTGTTGAAGGAGGAAAGGAAATGTTGAGTCAAGAGGAGTATTTGAGGACTTTCACtccttgcattggattgaaacCAAATGGGTTCATCACTGAAGCTTCAAGAGAGACTGGTGTGGTTAGCCTCACCAGTTTGGCCCTTGTAGAGACTTTCATGGACTCT AATCGATGGGTGGACATGTTCCCATGTTTGATAGCCAGAACTTTTACCACTGATGTGATTTCCAGTGGCATGGGAGGCACAAGAAACGGTGCACTTCAGCTG atGCATGCGGAGCTGCAAGTGCTTTCACCACTGGTGCCGGTGCGAGAGGTGAACTTCCTCCGGTTCTGTAAAAAACACGCAGAAGGAGTGTGGGCTGTGGTGGATGTGTCATTTGACTCAATCCGTGAAACTTCTTCAGGTGCACCGGCATTTTTGAACTGCCGGAGACTGCCTTCTGGATGTGTGGTGCAAGATTTGCCAAATGGGTACTCCAAG GTTACATGGGTTGAACATGCAGAGTACGATGAAAGTCAAGTTCACCAGCTCTACGGACGCCTAGTTGGTTCCGGCATGGGGTTTGGAGCCCAGCGTTGGGTGGCTACCCTTCAAAGACAATGCGAACGCCTCACCATCCTCATGTCCTCCAACGTTTCCTCTACAGACCATACTG CCATAACACCGAATGGTAGGCGAAGCATGTTGAAGCTAGCGCAGCGAATGATCGATAATTTCTGCGCTGGTGTTTGTGCATCAACGGTTCACAAGTGGAACAAGCTGAATGCCGGTAATGTTGATGAAGATGTCCGGGTCATGACCCGAAAGAGTGTGGATGAGCCCGGCGAGCCACCGGGCATTGTGTTGAGTGCTGCCACCTCAGTCTGGCTGCCTGTTTCTCCGAGGAGACTGTTTGACTTTCTGCGGGATGAACGGCTCAGATGTGAATGGGATATTCTATCCAACGGTGCTCCTATGCAGGAGATGGCCCACATTGCCAAGGGCCATGATCACGGCAACTGCGTATCCCTTCTTCGTGCCAAC GCTGTGAACGCGAACCAGAGTAGCATGCTGATACTGCAGGAGACATGCACAGACGCGGCGGGATCGCTTGTGGTGTACGCGCCCGTTGACATTCCTGCGATGCTGGTGGTCATGAACGGTGGAGATTCTGCTTACGTCGCACTCCTACCCTCGGGTTTCGCGATCGTACCGGATGGGTCTGGCTCTGGCGGTCCCACGGCAACTCAGAATGGGACAGTCAATGGTGGGCCACCAGGAGTGAGCGGGTCCCTCCTCACTGTGGCTTTCCAAATCTTGGTGAATACTCTCCCTACTGCCAAGCTCACGGTCGAGTCGGTGGAGACAGTTAAAAACCTAATCTCGTGCACTGTCCAAAAGATCAAGGCTGCTCTTCAGTATCAGAGTTAG
- the LOC120003858 gene encoding homeobox-leucine zipper protein ANTHOCYANINLESS 2-like isoform X1, whose protein sequence is MNFGGFLDSNSGSGGGDGGGAGRFATDIPDNTHTNSMPTGAIAQHRLLTHSSNKSMFNSSGLSLALQQPNGDGHIEIPRMIDNFEGNNSLGKRSREEENEMSRSGSDNIDGVSGDDQDATDKPPGKKKRYHRHTPQQIQELEALFKECPHPDEKQRLELSRRLCLATRQVKFWFQNRRTQMKTQLERHENSLLRQENDKIRAENMSIKDAMRNPICSNCGGPAVIGEISIEEQHLRIENARLKDELDRVCALAGKFLRRPVSSLASPMPNSSLELGMGSNGFGGLSSTTVATTLPLGPDFGTQSRTNMTVLDRSVERSMFLELALAAMDELVKMAQTDEPLWIKSVEGGKEMLSQEEYLRTFTPCIGLKPNGFITEASRETGVVSLTSLALVETFMDSNRWVDMFPCLIARTFTTDVISSGMGGTRNGALQLMHAELQVLSPLVPVREVNFLRFCKKHAEGVWAVVDVSFDSIRETSSGAPAFLNCRRLPSGCVVQDLPNGYSKVTWVEHAEYDESQVHQLYGRLVGSGMGFGAQRWVATLQRQCERLTILMSSNVSSTDHTAITPNGRRSMLKLAQRMIDNFCAGVCASTVHKWNKLNAGNVDEDVRVMTRKSVDEPGEPPGIVLSAATSVWLPVSPRRLFDFLRDERLRCEWDILSNGAPMQEMAHIAKGHDHGNCVSLLRANAVNANQSSMLILQETCTDAAGSLVVYAPVDIPAMLVVMNGGDSAYVALLPSGFAIVPDGSGSGGPTATQNGTVNGGPPGVSGSLLTVAFQILVNTLPTAKLTVESVETVKNLISCTVQKIKAALQYQS, encoded by the exons ATGAATTTCGGGGGTTTTCTTGATAGCAATAGCGGTTccggtggtggtgatggtggcgGCGCTGGGAGATTCGCGACTGATATCCCTGACAACACCCACACCAACAGCATGCCCACTGGTGCAATCGCTCAACATCGCCTTTTGACTCACTCTTCTAACAAATCCATGTTCAACTCCTCAGGCCTCTCTCTCGCTCTG CAGCAACCAAACGGTGATGGACATATTGAAATACCGAGAATGATAGACAACTTTGAGGGGAATAACAGTTTGGGTAAGAGGAGCCGAGAAGAGGAGAACGAGATGAGCAGATCTGGGAGTGATAACATCGATGGTGTCTCCGGTGATGATCAGGACGCCACGGACAAGCCTCCAGGGAAGAAGAAACGTTATCACCGACACACTCCTCAACAAATCCAAGAACTCGAAGC TCTGTTCAAAGAGTGCCCTCATCCTGATGAGAAACAGCGTCTTGAGCTTAGCAGAAGGCTTTGTTTGGCGACCAGGCAAGTCAAGTTCTGGTTCCAAAATCGCCGAACCCAAATGAAG ACCCAACTGGAGAGGCACGAGAATTCGCTACTCAGACAAGAGAACGACAAGATTAGAGCCGAGAACATGTCTATCAAAGACGCAATGAGAAACCCAATTTGCAGCAACTGTGGTGGTCCAGCCGTAATCGGTGAAATCTCAATCGAAGAGCAGCATTTAAGGATCGAGAATGCTCGCTTAAAGGACGAATTAGATCGTGTTTGTGCACTTGCAGGCAAATTCTTGAGGAGACCAGTTTCATCACTGGCATCTCCAATGCCAAACTCGAGTTTGGAACTCGGAATGGGTAGCAATGGATTTGGTGGGTTGAGTAGTACTACTGTGGCTACAACACTCCCTTTGGGGCCTGATTTTGGGACTCAATCGAGAACAAATATGACCGTGCTCGATCGATCCGTGGAGAGATCGATGTTTCTCGAACTAGCTTTGGCTGCCATGGATGAATTGGTCAAGATGGCACAGACTGATGAGCCTCTATGGATCAAGAGTGTTGAAGGAGGAAAGGAAATGTTGAGTCAAGAGGAGTATTTGAGGACTTTCACtccttgcattggattgaaacCAAATGGGTTCATCACTGAAGCTTCAAGAGAGACTGGTGTGGTTAGCCTCACCAGTTTGGCCCTTGTAGAGACTTTCATGGACTCT AATCGATGGGTGGACATGTTCCCATGTTTGATAGCCAGAACTTTTACCACTGATGTGATTTCCAGTGGCATGGGAGGCACAAGAAACGGTGCACTTCAGCTG atGCATGCGGAGCTGCAAGTGCTTTCACCACTGGTGCCGGTGCGAGAGGTGAACTTCCTCCGGTTCTGTAAAAAACACGCAGAAGGAGTGTGGGCTGTGGTGGATGTGTCATTTGACTCAATCCGTGAAACTTCTTCAGGTGCACCGGCATTTTTGAACTGCCGGAGACTGCCTTCTGGATGTGTGGTGCAAGATTTGCCAAATGGGTACTCCAAG GTTACATGGGTTGAACATGCAGAGTACGATGAAAGTCAAGTTCACCAGCTCTACGGACGCCTAGTTGGTTCCGGCATGGGGTTTGGAGCCCAGCGTTGGGTGGCTACCCTTCAAAGACAATGCGAACGCCTCACCATCCTCATGTCCTCCAACGTTTCCTCTACAGACCATACTG CCATAACACCGAATGGTAGGCGAAGCATGTTGAAGCTAGCGCAGCGAATGATCGATAATTTCTGCGCTGGTGTTTGTGCATCAACGGTTCACAAGTGGAACAAGCTGAATGCCGGTAATGTTGATGAAGATGTCCGGGTCATGACCCGAAAGAGTGTGGATGAGCCCGGCGAGCCACCGGGCATTGTGTTGAGTGCTGCCACCTCAGTCTGGCTGCCTGTTTCTCCGAGGAGACTGTTTGACTTTCTGCGGGATGAACGGCTCAGATGTGAATGGGATATTCTATCCAACGGTGCTCCTATGCAGGAGATGGCCCACATTGCCAAGGGCCATGATCACGGCAACTGCGTATCCCTTCTTCGTGCCAAC GCTGTGAACGCGAACCAGAGTAGCATGCTGATACTGCAGGAGACATGCACAGACGCGGCGGGATCGCTTGTGGTGTACGCGCCCGTTGACATTCCTGCGATGCTGGTGGTCATGAACGGTGGAGATTCTGCTTACGTCGCACTCCTACCCTCGGGTTTCGCGATCGTACCGGATGGGTCTGGCTCTGGCGGTCCCACGGCAACTCAGAATGGGACAGTCAATGGTGGGCCACCAGGAGTGAGCGGGTCCCTCCTCACTGTGGCTTTCCAAATCTTGGTGAATACTCTCCCTACTGCCAAGCTCACGGTCGAGTCGGTGGAGACAGTTAAAAACCTAATCTCGTGCACTGTCCAAAAGATCAAGGCTGCTCTTCAGTATCAGAGTTAG